From Halobacillus sp. Marseille-Q1614, the proteins below share one genomic window:
- the sucD gene encoding succinate--CoA ligase subunit alpha, which translates to MSVFINKDTKVIVQGITGSTALFHTKQMVEYGTQIVGGVTPGKGGTEVEGIPVFNTVSEAVEKTGATASVIYVPAPFAADAILEATDAELELAICITEHIPVMDMVKVKRYMEGKKTRLVGPNCPGVITPEECKIGIMPGYIHKKGHVGVVSRSGTLTYEAVHQLSEAGLGQSTAVGIGGDPVNGTDFIDVLKAFNEDDDTEAVIMIGEIGGTAEEEAAEWVKANMKKPVVGFIGGRTAPPGKRMGHAGAIISGGKGTADEKIRVMNECGIEVAETPSVMGETLIDVLKKENLFDKCKTH; encoded by the coding sequence ATGAGCGTATTTATTAATAAAGATACAAAAGTAATCGTACAAGGAATTACAGGTTCAACAGCTTTATTTCATACGAAACAAATGGTTGAATACGGTACTCAAATCGTCGGTGGTGTAACACCAGGTAAAGGCGGGACAGAAGTAGAAGGAATCCCTGTCTTTAACACAGTTTCTGAAGCCGTAGAAAAGACAGGAGCTACAGCTTCCGTTATTTACGTGCCTGCTCCATTTGCTGCTGATGCAATCTTGGAAGCAACAGATGCAGAACTTGAGCTTGCGATCTGTATTACAGAGCATATCCCTGTAATGGATATGGTAAAAGTGAAACGTTATATGGAAGGCAAAAAGACTCGTCTTGTCGGTCCGAACTGCCCTGGCGTTATCACACCTGAAGAATGTAAGATTGGAATCATGCCTGGATATATCCATAAGAAGGGTCATGTCGGCGTTGTGTCCCGGTCTGGTACATTAACGTATGAAGCAGTTCATCAGCTTTCTGAAGCAGGTCTTGGCCAGTCAACAGCTGTAGGTATCGGCGGTGACCCTGTCAATGGTACTGACTTTATTGATGTATTAAAAGCGTTTAATGAGGATGACGATACAGAAGCTGTAATTATGATTGGTGAGATTGGCGGAACAGCAGAAGAAGAAGCTGCTGAATGGGTGAAAGCCAACATGAAGAAACCTGTCGTAGGCTTTATCGGCGGCCGTACAGCCCCTCCAGGAAAACGTATGGGCCACGCGGGTGCCATTATTTCCGGCGGTAAGGGAACGGCGGATGAGAAGATCCGTGTTATGAACGAGTGCGGAATTGAAGTGGCAGAAACCCCTTCCGTTATGGGTGAAACACTTATTGACGTACTTAAGAAAGAAAACCTTTTTGATAAATGTAAAACTCACTAA
- the dprA gene encoding DNA-processing protein DprA: MISKREALITLNDCPYVTRPVLRQMMKDDSLLTSLPVLTPSKLSSKLSLPFKRSKSILDYIRNDNIMKKLDKNSRQFHALTIMDPDFPLSLRQIPDPPLVLYAKGNLELLSRLLSISVVGTRTPSDYAYYTMEKLLPPLISANFLIVSGMAAGVDQQAHQLAIDHGGATIAVLGSGFNYPYPKNNPALFQRLGETQLLLSEYPPDRPPKKYHFPERNRIISALTESTLVIEARMKSGSLITVDQALEQGKNVYAVPGPIGLETSEGCHHIIQQGAKLVQSCHDILQDYCLKK, translated from the coding sequence ATGATATCGAAACGAGAAGCATTAATTACATTAAACGACTGTCCTTACGTCACAAGACCAGTGCTAAGGCAGATGATGAAAGATGATAGTCTTCTTACTTCTCTTCCAGTGTTAACTCCTTCTAAGCTTTCTTCTAAACTCTCACTTCCCTTTAAGCGTTCCAAATCAATCCTTGATTATATAAGAAATGACAATATAATGAAGAAACTCGACAAAAACAGCCGGCAATTTCATGCACTTACCATCATGGATCCGGATTTTCCGCTGTCTTTGCGCCAGATTCCTGATCCTCCTTTAGTTCTTTATGCAAAAGGGAACCTGGAACTGCTCAGCCGCCTGTTATCCATCAGTGTGGTAGGTACGCGTACGCCATCTGATTATGCTTATTACACGATGGAAAAGCTCCTGCCGCCGCTTATTTCAGCAAATTTTTTAATTGTCAGCGGCATGGCAGCAGGTGTCGATCAGCAGGCCCATCAGCTCGCAATTGATCATGGCGGGGCAACGATTGCCGTCCTCGGTTCAGGTTTTAATTATCCATATCCTAAAAATAATCCCGCGCTTTTTCAACGCTTAGGAGAAACCCAGCTGCTCTTAAGTGAATACCCCCCGGACCGTCCACCGAAGAAATATCATTTTCCTGAAAGAAACCGAATTATTTCAGCGCTGACTGAATCAACTCTCGTGATCGAGGCTAGAATGAAAAGTGGATCGCTCATTACAGTTGATCAGGCTTTAGAACAAGGAAAAAATGTATATGCGGTTCCAGGACCTATTGGACTTGAGACGAGTGAAGGCTGTCACCATATTATCCAGCAAGGCGCTAAGCTCGTCCAAAGCTGTCATGATATCCTCCAGGATTATTGTTTGAAAAAATAA